In one window of Oceanispirochaeta sp. M1 DNA:
- a CDS encoding lysophospholipid acyltransferase family protein — protein sequence METRERPDIPEEKIIEVNNNIKKIDFKKPYKFIYFERWFAIVTAPLFALTLIMVFFSSFYFGLRVKGKRNVNKVLRKNGCITVSNHCHYFDTVFANYILLPKRLYVSVVQRNYEVPFVRFVLRVLKAFPIPANPVGFKMITGPVGEALKRGYHIHFLPEGELVHLSQTIHKFKLGAFHQSYLHQAPVIPMVYILKRRHLFGKELPPNWVKMTCVFGEAHYPPALKEGHTFPKQELREMAEKVACWMEDTIAEYHKS from the coding sequence ATGGAAACGAGAGAACGTCCTGATATTCCGGAAGAGAAAATCATTGAGGTAAATAATAACATCAAGAAAATTGATTTTAAGAAACCTTATAAATTTATCTATTTTGAAAGATGGTTTGCTATAGTTACGGCCCCTCTTTTTGCCCTTACTTTAATTATGGTTTTTTTCAGCAGTTTTTATTTCGGCCTGAGAGTCAAAGGCAAGAGAAATGTTAATAAGGTTCTGAGAAAGAACGGTTGTATAACTGTCTCAAATCATTGTCATTATTTTGATACCGTATTTGCCAACTATATTCTGCTGCCAAAGCGTCTTTATGTCTCTGTTGTACAGAGAAACTATGAAGTCCCCTTTGTACGTTTTGTACTTCGTGTTCTTAAGGCCTTTCCGATTCCCGCGAATCCTGTAGGTTTTAAGATGATAACAGGGCCCGTAGGTGAAGCTCTTAAGAGAGGGTACCATATTCACTTTCTACCCGAGGGAGAGCTTGTCCATCTGAGTCAGACCATTCATAAATTTAAACTCGGTGCTTTCCATCAGTCATATCTGCATCAGGCACCGGTGATTCCTATGGTCTATATTTTGAAAAGACGACATCTCTTCGGTAAGGAACTTCCACCAAACTGGGTTAAGATGACCTGTGTATTCGGTGAAGCTCATTATCCACCTGCCTTGAAGGAAGGTCATACTTTCCCTAAACAGGAACTCAGGGAAATGGCTGAGAAAGTAGCCTGCTGGATGGAAGATACCATCGCTGAATATCACAAGTCCTGA